The DNA sequence TTGTCTCTTTATTGCGCTGGAGGGCGAAAACTTTGATGGCCACCAGTATATAGCACAGGCTCTGGAGCAGGGGGCAGCCTTTGCTCTTGCCCATAAACCGGGGGATTACCCCGCCGGGCGGGTGTTTATAGTGAAGGATACCCGGCAGGCGCTTTTGGATGTGGCGGGGTTTTACCGCCGCCAGCTTGGCATTCCTGTTGTGGGTGTTACCGGCAGTGTAGGCAAAACCACCACCAAGGAAATGATCGCCTGCGTGATGGCTCAAAAATACAAAACCCTGAAAAACGAGGCGAACCTCAACAACGAGATCGGCCTTTCCCAAACGGTGCTGGGCCTGACTGGGGAGCATGAGGCGGCGGTGCTGGAAATGGGTATGGATGGCCCCGGCCAGATTCACCAGCTTACCCTATGCGCCCGGCCGGACGTTGCGGTGGTCACAAATATCGGTGTTTCTCATCTGGAGCGGCTGGGCAGCCGGGAAAACATCCTGCAGGAGAAGCTTTCCATTACCGATGGCATGGTTCCCGGCTCCACGGTGATCCTCTGCGGGGATAATGACCTGCTGAGTCAAACGGAACTGCCCAACTTCAAGGTTTTGCGTTATGGGCTGGAAAACAAGGATTGTCAGGTAATTGCCCGGCAAATACTGTCTTTTTCCACTCATACGAATTTCGTCATCTCCTTTGACGGCAATGCCTATGATGCCCAAATTCCCACCATGGGGCGGCACAATGTCCTCAACAGTCTGGCCGCCTTCTGTGTGGCAATCGCTTTGGAGATTCCCCCTCAAAAGGCTATAGCGGCACTGCGGGGCTACCGGCCGGCTGGGATGCGGCAGAATATTGTGCAGCATGCGGCTTATACAGTGGTGGAGGATTGCTACAACGCCAGCCCCGATTCCATGCGCTCTGCGCTGGAAACGCTGGGGCAGCTCAAATGCACCGGCCGCAAGATTGCTGTGCTTTCGGATATGCTGGAGCTTGGACCCATTGAAAAGGAAGCGCATTTTCAGGCGGGCAGGGAAGCGGCAGAAAACGGTGTGGAAGTTTTGCTCAGTGTTGGTGAGCTGGCTCGGGAATACCACCGGGGTGCGCTGGAGGCCGGTATTGGCAAGGCAGTGCATTATGAGGATAAGGAAGCCCTCTTTCAAGAGCTGGCCCAGCTGGTGGCTCCGGGCGATATTGTGTGGTTTAAGGCCAGCCGGGGTATGCGGCTGGAGGAAGTGATTCACCGGCTGTATGCGCAATAACACGGCGGGACAGCCGATTCGGTGAAATGAGGAGTGTTGGAGAAATGAAGGAAATGCCGGTGCTTTCGGCGGTTTTGGTAGCCTTTGTGGTGACCGCTGTATTGGGGCTTTGGCTGGTGCCGCTGATGCGCCGCCTGAAATACGGCCAGACTATCTTGGATATAGGCCCTGCGTGGCATAAAAAAAGCAAGCAGGGAACCCCCACCATGGGTGGGCTGATGTTTATTGTGGGAACAGTGGCGGCGATTATCGCCGGGTATATGACCTCGGCGGCCGGTGGGCAGAGCGGGGCTCTTCTCTGGGCGGCCGCTGATAAGGCCAAGCTGCTTTTGGGTGCTCTCATGGCTCTTGCATTTGGTATGGTGGGCTTTGCCGATGATTTTATCAAGGTGGTCAAAAAACGGAATCTGGGTCTGAATGCTCGCCAGAAGCTGGTGATGCAGTTTTTGATTGCGCTGGTCTATCTGGGAGGGCTTTATCTGGTGGGCGAGCGCTCCTCCATGGTCTTTGTTCCCTTTTTCGGATGGCTGCAATTGGGCCCTCTCTATTGGCCTCTGGCTATGGTGGGCATTGTGTATCTGGTCAACTGTGTTAACCTCACCGATGGGTTGGATGGCCTTTGCGCTTCGGTAACCTTGGTGAGTGCCTTGGGCTTTATCATTCTCTGCACCCTTTTGCCGGTTCCCGGTGTGGGAATTATGGCTGGGGCTTTGGCCGGGGGATGCCTTGGCTTTTTAATCTGGAATTTTCACCCGGCTAAAATCTTTATGGGCGATACCGGTTCCATGTTTTTAGGCGGAATGGTTGTTGCCTTGGCATTTAGTTTGGGAATTCCCATAATTTTACTGTTTATGGGCATACTATATATTTGCGAGGGGCTTTCGGTGGTGTTGCAGGTGATCAGCTTTAAAACCACCGGAAAGCGCATCTTTAAAATGAGCCCCATTCACCACCACTTTGAAATGTCCGGGTGGTCTGAAGTGAAAATTGTGGTGGTGTTTTCTCTCATTCAGCTTATTGGATGCATTGTGGCGGCTGTAGCTGTCCGAGGCATGTAAATCCCCAGCAAACGCAAGATACGTTTGCTTTCGGTATCCAATGCCCCCCATGTGCCCCCGGTTTCGCCCCACGGTCGTGTGGCGAGGGTAGAAACTTTTGGGCGAAATCAATTCGCCTGCGAGATATTACAAAACAGAGCGGATTTTAGGGCACATTATTCTGTAAGTTAACCATAAGATGTAAATCGTTCTTTCAATTAAAATCCCTGCGAGGTGAAGCCTTTGGAAAAGACCGGAAAACGCAGATTTTCCTTTTTTAACACCAAAACCGGCAGTGTGGATCTAACCTTTTTGATCCTGCTTCTTTTGCTGCTGACCATCGGGCTGATTATGCTGTTTTCGGCCAGCTTCGCCAATGCCTATTATAATCGCGGCAACTCCTATGCTTTTATTTCCAGCCAGCTGGTCAACGGTATTCTGGGGTTGGTTTTGATGGCGATTATTTCTACAGTGGATTATCGAGTGCTGAGCAAGCTGTCTTGGCCGATTTTCTTTGCCACGATCCCTATGCTCATTGCGGTGTATTTTTTCGAGCCGGTCAATGGAGCCAGAAGGTGGATCAAGCTGGGGGCTTTTCAGTTCCAGCCTTCTGAGATTGCTAAATTTGCTGTAGTCATTCTGTTTGCCCATATGATCTGCCTCAACTATGATCGCATGAAAACCTTCCGATATGGCATTGTACCGTTCCTTTCTGTATTGGCTGTATTGGCGGGGCTGATTGTATTTGAAACTCACCTTTCCGGTACCATTCTGATTCTATCCATTGGGGCTATTTTGATGATTGTAGGCGGAACCAACCTGAAATGGTTTGGTATGGCGGGGCTAATTGCAGTTGCAGGCATTGCCATTATCATCATGATTCCCGGTGTTATCGAATACGCCTCCAGCCGAATTCAGCACTGGATCGATCCTTTTTCCGATCCCCGGGGCAAGGGCTTTCAGACCATTCAATCCCTGTATGCCATTGGCTCCGGCGGGCTTATGGGAGTGGGAATCGGAAACTCCCGGCAAAAGTATCTGTATCTGCCTGAGCCCCAGAATGACTTTATCTTTTCTATTGTCTGCGAGGAGCTGGGTTTTGTGGGCGCTACCTTTATCTTGATTCTCTTTGCCCTTTTGGTTTGGCGTGGTTTTGTTATCGGCATGCGCTGCAAGGATCGCTTCGGGGCGCTGGTGGCCGTTGGCTTGACCTCACAGGTGGGGCTGCAAACGGTGCTGAACATTATGGTGGTAACCAACACCATCCCCAACACGGGTATCGGGCTTCCATTCTTTTCCTATGGCGGTACTGCGCTGATCATGCTACTCTGTCAAATGGGAGTGGTTCTTTCCATATCCCGTTCCGCAAATCTGGAAAAACAGTAGCCACGTTCCATGAGAAAAGAGCCGATCTGGCTTATGAACTGTATTGT is a window from the Oscillospiraceae bacterium MB08-C2-2 genome containing:
- the ftsW gene encoding putative lipid II flippase FtsW; amino-acid sequence: MEKTGKRRFSFFNTKTGSVDLTFLILLLLLLTIGLIMLFSASFANAYYNRGNSYAFISSQLVNGILGLVLMAIISTVDYRVLSKLSWPIFFATIPMLIAVYFFEPVNGARRWIKLGAFQFQPSEIAKFAVVILFAHMICLNYDRMKTFRYGIVPFLSVLAVLAGLIVFETHLSGTILILSIGAILMIVGGTNLKWFGMAGLIAVAGIAIIIMIPGVIEYASSRIQHWIDPFSDPRGKGFQTIQSLYAIGSGGLMGVGIGNSRQKYLYLPEPQNDFIFSIVCEELGFVGATFILILFALLVWRGFVIGMRCKDRFGALVAVGLTSQVGLQTVLNIMVVTNTIPNTGIGLPFFSYGGTALIMLLCQMGVVLSISRSANLEKQ
- the mraY gene encoding phospho-N-acetylmuramoyl-pentapeptide-transferase; the protein is MKEMPVLSAVLVAFVVTAVLGLWLVPLMRRLKYGQTILDIGPAWHKKSKQGTPTMGGLMFIVGTVAAIIAGYMTSAAGGQSGALLWAAADKAKLLLGALMALAFGMVGFADDFIKVVKKRNLGLNARQKLVMQFLIALVYLGGLYLVGERSSMVFVPFFGWLQLGPLYWPLAMVGIVYLVNCVNLTDGLDGLCASVTLVSALGFIILCTLLPVPGVGIMAGALAGGCLGFLIWNFHPAKIFMGDTGSMFLGGMVVALAFSLGIPIILLFMGILYICEGLSVVLQVISFKTTGKRIFKMSPIHHHFEMSGWSEVKIVVVFSLIQLIGCIVAAVAVRGM
- the murF gene encoding UDP-N-acetylmuramoyl-tripeptide--D-alanyl-D-alanine ligase → MEKISMAELAGALSLDYTGDAWIGAVSTDSRSIPPGCLFIALEGENFDGHQYIAQALEQGAAFALAHKPGDYPAGRVFIVKDTRQALLDVAGFYRRQLGIPVVGVTGSVGKTTTKEMIACVMAQKYKTLKNEANLNNEIGLSQTVLGLTGEHEAAVLEMGMDGPGQIHQLTLCARPDVAVVTNIGVSHLERLGSRENILQEKLSITDGMVPGSTVILCGDNDLLSQTELPNFKVLRYGLENKDCQVIARQILSFSTHTNFVISFDGNAYDAQIPTMGRHNVLNSLAAFCVAIALEIPPQKAIAALRGYRPAGMRQNIVQHAAYTVVEDCYNASPDSMRSALETLGQLKCTGRKIAVLSDMLELGPIEKEAHFQAGREAAENGVEVLLSVGELAREYHRGALEAGIGKAVHYEDKEALFQELAQLVAPGDIVWFKASRGMRLEEVIHRLYAQ